The Vicia villosa cultivar HV-30 ecotype Madison, WI linkage group LG1, Vvil1.0, whole genome shotgun sequence genome includes a region encoding these proteins:
- the LOC131609218 gene encoding diacylglycerol O-acyltransferase 2D-like, with the protein MEKVLRAKSCNCFKSVVALALCVGGIHFSLVFILFTLFFLPLSKSLLIFALITLFMVLPVNKNSFLAQKLSRFICKHVCGYFPITLHLEDAEAFHHDQSYVFGYEPHSVFPFGIFALLDNIGFMPISKIRFLVSSASFYIPFLGQVWTWLGFTSVAKKNLISLLASGHSCIIVPGGNRETLFMEHGSENVFLKERRGFVRIAMEMGLPLVPVFCFGQTNTYKWWKIPGKLVQNLTRFIKINPIIFWGILGSPIPFKNPLYVVVGRPIHVNKNPKPTIEQVAKVHSEFVEALQNLFEKHKAKAGCTNLELKIV; encoded by the exons ATGGAAAAAGTGTTGCGAGCCAAGTCATGTAACTGTTTCAAATCTGTTGTTGCATTAGCTTTGtgtgtaggaggaattcatttCAGTCTTGTGTTCATACTCTTCACTCTCTTCTTCCTTCCTCTCTCAAAATCACTTTT GATTTTCGCTTTGATCACACTGTTTATGGTCCTTCCTGTGAACAAGAACAGTTTCCTAGCCCAAAAATTATCCAG ATTCATATGTAAACATGTTTGCGGTTATTTTCCTATCACCCTTCACTTAGAGGATGCAGAAGCTTTCCATCATGACCAATCTTATG TTTTTGGCTACGAGCCACATTCAGTTTTCCCATTCGGCATCTTTGCGCTTCTTGACAACATAGGCTTCATGCCTATTTCAAAAATAAGGTTTCTTGTTAGCAGCGCA TCTTTCTATATACCATTTTTGGGGCAAGTATGGACATGGCTGGGATTTACATCAGTGGCAAAGAAAAACTTAATTTCTTTGTTGGCTTCTGGCCATAGTTGCATTATAGTACCGGGTGGAAATCGAGAAACTCTTTTTATGGAGCATGGTTCTGAG AATGTATTTCTAAAAGAAAGAAGAGGATTTGTTCGAATAGCAATGGAGATGGGTCTCCCACTTGTTCCAGTTTTCTGCTTTGGTCAG ACAAATACCTATAAGTGGTGGAAAATTCCGGGTAAATTAGTTCAGAATCTCACAAGGTTTATCAAGATTAATCCAATAATATTCTGGGGAATACTAGg ATCTCCTATACCATTCAAGAATCCATTGTATGTGGTGGTGGGTAGACCTATTCATGTTAACAAGAATCCAAAACCAACAATAGAACAG GTTGCCAAAGTACATAGTGAGTTTGTTGAAGCACTTCAGAATCTTTTTGAGAAACACAAGGCTAAAGCTGGATGTACAAACCTTgagttgaaaattgtttga